The bacterium genome contains the following window.
CCTTCAGCTCGCCGCTCTCCAGCCACTGCGTGAGATCACGCTCGGCTTCCTGGTCGCGGTCGAGGAAGTCCATCACGATGAAGCCTTCCATGCGGAGACGTTTCACTACCAGCAGGCCGGGGATGCCGATCGGGCTTGCCGGCGAGCCGCCGTCGTATTGTGAGACTGCACCGCAGCAGGAGATGCGTCCGTGTAGCTTCATCGCGAAGAGGGCGGCCTGCAGAATGCGTCCACCGACGTTGTCAAAGTAGACGTCGATACCGCCTGGGCAGAGATCCGAGAGGCGAGCCGAGACGTCATCGTTCTTGTAGTCGATGCAGGCATCGAAGCCGAGTTCCGCTTTGACCCAATCGCATTTCTCGGCGCCGCCTGCGATACCGACCACATGGGCGCCCTTGATCTTACCGATCTGTCCGACCAACGAGCCCACCGAGCCCGCCGCCGCCGAGACGACGAGGGTTTCGCCCTCCGCGATTCCTGGCACGTTGAGAAGGCCGTGGTAGGCCGTCTTGCCGGCGATGCCCAATACCGAGTGCAGGTGCGAGAGCGGCCGGTGGTCACTGCAACGTTGAACCTGCCTGGCGTCGAGTGCGGCGAATTCCTGCCAGCCGATCTCGCCGGCCACGACGTCGCCGGAGGAAAATCCGGGTGCGCGAGATTCGACGACTTCGCCGATGGCGTAGCCGTGCATCACGTCGCCTGCATTCACCGCGTCGCGGTACGTAGCGCCCTGCATCCAAGCGCGATTCGCCGCATCCTGGGAGAGCAGCACGTTGCGCACCAACAGCTGCCCCTGCTCGGGCGTGGGGAGAGGGGCCTGGCGGAGCTCGAAGTGGGATTCCGCAAGCTCCCCTTTGGGGGTCTCGACTAGAACGATCTGGGTGTTGTCTGCCATGGCGCGACGATACCCGATTCCGAATCGCTCTTGTCGAATTCCCCGAGGATGAAACGGACGTGGTATGGCCGGCGTCGGTGCATCGCTGGAACCAGTAGCTCCTCCTCGCCGTAGGCTTCGAACTGCAGCGCAAGGAGCCAAAGGGCGCGCCTGGACGGATGGATCGACGCGGCGCTGGGTACGTTCTCCGCAGACCAGGTTCTCGGATGATCGATGATGGCTGTCGTGTCGTGAATCAATCCAGTGTCAGGCGTTCGCAACACCGGGATCATATGGAAGCCGGCCCGCTCGAAGGTCTCCGGGCTACCGGCCTCCTCGACGAACGGGGATGTCCCGATACCGCAGATAAGCGCGCGCCTTTCCCGTATAGAGCGAGATGGCAGCACCGTAGAGTCTGTACGCAGGAATCATCCGTCCTTCGCTCCTCAGCAGGCGGCGTGTCGTACCTCGAAGTCGTTCAGCTTCACCGGGGATTGTTGGCCGCATATTACATATGTGGACAACAGGTGGAAAAGACTGTAATATTCTGGAATCGCCGGTACCGCCAGACTGCGAAGGAGCGAATCCACGATGACCGCACCCACCTCCTCGCACAATCTGGAGCCCCCGCCCGAGCCTCTCGGGGCCCGACGTCTGACGATGGAGCCGCCGCCCCAGTACCCCGGCGCGATGGTGAACGTCACCAACCATTGCAACCTCGAGTGCGCACATTGCTTTGTCTTCCGAGATGGCAACCCCAACGATTCGGAAGGGGAGATGAAGCCCGAGCGCCTGCTCGCCGAACTCGAACGCTTGCGCGACCGCCACGGGATTCGCCGCATGATGTGGATGGGCGGCGAGCCCATGCTGCGGTGGCGCCTGGTCGAGAAGGGCCTCGCGCTCTTCGAGAAGAACACGATCACCACCAACGGTACTGTGGTGTTCAAGGATTTCGGTCCCGATGTCACATACGTCGTTTC
Protein-coding sequences here:
- a CDS encoding NADP-dependent oxidoreductase, translating into MADNTQIVLVETPKGELAESHFELRQAPLPTPEQGQLLVRNVLLSQDAANRAWMQGATYRDAVNAGDVMHGYAIGEVVESRAPGFSSGDVVAGEIGWQEFAALDARQVQRCSDHRPLSHLHSVLGIAGKTAYHGLLNVPGIAEGETLVVSAAAGSVGSLVGQIGKIKGAHVVGIAGGAEKCDWVKAELGFDACIDYKNDDVSARLSDLCPGGIDVYFDNVGGRILQAALFAMKLHGRISCCGAVSQYDGGSPASPIGIPGLLVVKRLRMEGFIVMDFLDRDQEAERDLTQWLESGELKVIEDILDGLENAPRGLIGLLAGENRGKRMIRVGPDPA